In Nakamurella alba, a single genomic region encodes these proteins:
- a CDS encoding TerD family protein has protein sequence MSPIDLDVVGLLLGTDHRVRSDADLVFYNQGSSADGAVVHAAKSLGDTNGTDDLVIDLDVLQEDVDCVAVAASIDSGSFGDLSSSRLSIVDTDGAVLYSYEMTGLTTERALLLAEIYRRSGAWKIRAVGQGWESGLAGLATDFGINIDEAPDSDGSDGEPVDADIEVTEEPGEPEGVPAAQESVPPPQVVPAPPRRVQVKAKPAKKILPPHSVLGLDPSWQSSRLFSIAGIGGADEQEKRATSALMWTLGAIKPLARSLTARAGAPVGATETFLEVPFTIGDRKVIPDAAIRIARGQKSWTALVEVKTGAGVLRREQLEAYLQVANRKGFDAVITISNDVATDAGTHPVDIPAKVTKKVQLIHISWSEIMHELRMLLSHHSFPDQMQVWVAAELLRYLEHPRSGALAFHDMGPGWVEVRDEVVAGTLTPADKKAGQVMDSWFKLTRQLGLGLTARLGVPVKQVLPRSHVSDILLRRGENLEQLATDGVLSATYKVPGAAGPIHLVADLRTNTVRTSVDVAAPQEGTPARRVGWLTKQLKEAPDKAVVESHFTPRPDVCREKLSTVRENSSVLLPEKDLEPHHFKVVVSAPLGSKRSGAKGSFTESVSSALDDFYIAVVETVRPWVPPAPQLDPEDDLPLAE, from the coding sequence ATTTCCCCGATCGACCTCGATGTCGTCGGACTGCTGCTCGGCACGGATCATCGTGTGCGTTCCGATGCCGATCTTGTGTTCTACAACCAAGGTTCGTCAGCCGACGGTGCAGTGGTCCACGCCGCCAAATCCCTCGGTGACACCAACGGCACCGACGACCTGGTCATCGACCTGGACGTCCTGCAGGAGGACGTGGACTGTGTTGCCGTAGCAGCGAGTATCGACAGCGGATCCTTCGGCGACCTGTCGTCGTCCCGACTGTCGATCGTCGACACCGACGGTGCGGTGCTCTACAGCTACGAGATGACGGGTCTGACCACCGAGCGCGCATTGCTGCTCGCGGAGATCTACCGCCGCTCCGGTGCCTGGAAGATCCGTGCCGTCGGCCAGGGATGGGAATCGGGCCTCGCCGGCCTGGCCACCGACTTCGGGATCAACATCGATGAGGCGCCGGATTCCGACGGATCGGACGGGGAGCCCGTCGACGCAGACATCGAAGTAACGGAGGAACCGGGCGAGCCTGAAGGTGTCCCGGCCGCACAAGAGTCCGTGCCACCCCCACAGGTCGTTCCCGCCCCACCTCGCAGAGTTCAGGTGAAGGCGAAACCGGCGAAGAAGATCCTGCCCCCGCACTCCGTTCTCGGCCTCGACCCTTCCTGGCAGTCGTCGAGGTTGTTCTCGATCGCCGGCATCGGCGGGGCGGACGAGCAGGAGAAACGTGCGACATCGGCGCTGATGTGGACCCTCGGCGCGATCAAGCCGCTGGCACGCAGTCTGACCGCACGAGCGGGCGCTCCGGTCGGTGCGACGGAGACATTCCTCGAAGTCCCCTTCACCATCGGGGATCGGAAGGTCATCCCGGACGCAGCCATCCGGATCGCCCGCGGTCAGAAGTCATGGACCGCACTGGTCGAGGTCAAGACCGGCGCCGGCGTCCTGCGTCGCGAACAGCTGGAGGCCTACCTCCAGGTCGCGAACAGGAAAGGCTTCGACGCCGTCATCACCATCTCCAACGACGTCGCCACCGACGCCGGAACCCACCCCGTCGACATTCCGGCGAAGGTGACGAAGAAAGTCCAGCTCATCCACATCTCGTGGTCGGAGATCATGCATGAGCTCCGGATGCTGCTGTCGCATCACAGCTTCCCGGACCAGATGCAGGTGTGGGTCGCCGCCGAACTCCTCCGCTACCTGGAACATCCCCGGTCGGGTGCTCTCGCCTTCCACGACATGGGACCCGGCTGGGTGGAGGTCCGCGACGAGGTGGTCGCGGGCACGCTCACACCGGCCGACAAGAAGGCCGGGCAGGTCATGGACAGCTGGTTCAAGCTCACCAGGCAACTGGGCCTCGGACTCACGGCCCGTCTGGGGGTTCCCGTCAAGCAGGTGCTGCCGCGCAGCCATGTCAGCGACATACTCCTCCGCCGCGGCGAGAACCTCGAACAATTGGCCACCGACGGCGTGCTGAGCGCGACCTACAAGGTTCCCGGCGCCGCCGGTCCCATCCACCTCGTCGCCGATCTCCGGACCAACACCGTCAGAACCTCCGTCGACGTCGCAGCTCCGCAGGAAGGAACACCGGCGAGACGTGTCGGCTGGCTGACGAAGCAGTTGAAAGAGGCTCCCGACAAAGCGGTCGTGGAATCGCATTTCACGCCACGGCCCGATGTGTGCCGGGAGAAGCTGTCGACCGTGCGGGAGAACAGCTCGGTCCTGCTGCCCGAGAAGGACCTCGAACCGCACCACTTCAAGGTCGTCGTGTCGGCTCCGCTGGGCAGCAAGCGATCCGGGGCGAAGGGGAGCTTCACCGAGTCGGTGTCCTCCGCGCTCGACGACTTCTACATCGCCGTCGTCGAGACGGTGCGCCCCTGGGTCCCGCCCGCACCTCAGCTCGATCCGGAGGACGACCTCCCGCTCGCGGAGTGA
- a CDS encoding DUF1453 domain-containing protein, translating to MSPIELIALLALTGWAIYKQTVITEVTASGRFKMAIIYAAVGLAVGGFAMPHTTGAAALLIGGFALSALVGLARGHYTKIWITEDGKTMRKGTALTIALFLALVAAKFALGTLAYFLHIDDGAGFGEILFMIAIMIAVQAQIVFNRAQALHTGARQLAHSL from the coding sequence ATGTCCCCCATCGAACTCATCGCCCTGCTCGCCCTCACCGGCTGGGCCATCTACAAGCAGACCGTCATCACCGAGGTCACCGCCTCCGGCCGCTTCAAGATGGCCATCATCTACGCCGCCGTCGGCCTCGCAGTCGGAGGCTTCGCGATGCCCCACACCACCGGCGCCGCCGCCCTGCTCATCGGTGGCTTCGCCCTCTCCGCCCTCGTCGGCCTGGCCCGCGGCCACTACACCAAGATCTGGATCACCGAAGACGGCAAGACCATGCGCAAGGGCACCGCCCTGACCATCGCCCTGTTCCTCGCCCTCGTCGCCGCCAAGTTCGCCCTCGGCACCCTGGCCTACTTCCTGCACATCGACGACGGCGCCGGCTTCGGCGAGATCCTCTTCATGATCGCCATCATGATCGCCGTCCAGGCCCAGATCGTCTTCAACCGTGCCCAGGCCCTGCACACCGGAGCCCGCCAGCTCGCCCACAGCCTCTGA
- a CDS encoding winged helix-turn-helix transcriptional regulator, with translation MTTRTYGQFCGLTRGADLLGGRWSLPLVRDLLLGPARFTELLAGFPGMPTNQLTSRLRELEDAGVVRRVIGGERGIRYELTEWGRELEPVITALGRWGATRMDEPVEGEIVTVAGLATMLRTSFSGRLHAGPEAPTVFEVFEGDLVAHATVCRDVIEVATGPADHPDLRVSAGEHFRAFIAGEYSAAEYAALPDVRMEGDPALLEEFAALFRIPLELPRVVR, from the coding sequence GCGCCGACCTGCTCGGCGGCCGCTGGTCGTTGCCGCTGGTCCGCGATCTGCTGCTCGGCCCGGCCCGGTTCACCGAACTGCTGGCCGGATTCCCGGGCATGCCCACCAACCAGCTCACCAGCCGCCTCCGCGAGTTGGAGGACGCCGGAGTGGTGCGGCGGGTCATCGGCGGGGAACGCGGAATCCGGTACGAGCTGACCGAGTGGGGTCGCGAACTCGAACCGGTGATCACCGCACTGGGGCGCTGGGGAGCGACGCGGATGGACGAGCCGGTGGAGGGCGAGATCGTCACCGTCGCCGGCCTGGCGACCATGCTCCGCACCAGCTTCTCCGGTCGTCTGCACGCCGGGCCGGAGGCGCCGACGGTGTTCGAGGTCTTCGAGGGTGACCTGGTCGCGCATGCCACCGTGTGTCGCGACGTCATCGAAGTGGCGACCGGGCCTGCGGATCACCCGGACCTGCGGGTGTCCGCGGGCGAGCACTTCCGGGCCTTCATCGCCGGCGAGTACTCAGCAGCGGAGTACGCCGCGCTGCCGGACGTCCGGATGGAGGGGGATCCCGCCCTGCTCGAGGAGTTCGCGGCCTTGTTCCGGATCCCGCTGGAACTGCCCCGGGTGGTGCGCTGA